The Dehalobacter sp. DCM sequence CAAGATCAGTTTCCCAAACTTCATTGCCGGCTTTTTCCAAACCATGGCGCAGCTTTAATTCTTCACCGAGCATGCTTTTGCCTTTGACAATGACTTTGCCGGTACCAACAATGTCATCAAGGATGCGGAAAACCTCGCTCTGGTCTTTGGCAAAATAAGCCTTCCCTTTATTCTTCTCGATGGCCTCCATGGCTTGTTCCAGCAGTTCCTTATTGTGCTTGAGTGAATATTCTTTGATCTCGCGTACCTCGTCCGCAAACATGGGTGTATGCGGGTAGCGTTCCATGGTCGTAGCGACAGTCTCGCGATAAGATTTCACGGCTCGGGTTATTGCCCGATTAATATTAGGGTCTTTACTCGCTTTTTTCAGGTCTTTGCTATAGGTACCCATTTCTTTATTAATATCAGACATTAACCCTTAAACCCCCTATATAAGAATTCAACAACATCATCCAAAGCAATCGGTCTTTCTTTATCGATCCCGCCTTGCAAGGAAGACAGGCAGTACGGGCAGGATATCAAGGCTCTTTTGGACCCGGTATCAGTCAATTCTGCAACTCTCCGCGAAGCAAGGGTCTTCGATAATTCTGGCAACAGCATTTTATCCGGGCCGCCGCAGCAGGTTGTCCATTCTTTGCTCCGGATAGGCTCATAATATTTTACGCCGACGGTATCCAAGATATCACGAATTTCCTGTGATACACCGAGATCGCGAGCTAACCGGCACGAATCATGGATGACCACGGGCTCTGTATCCGGAAGAGCCGGCAGTAATTCACGTTTCTCCCATACCATTTCGATAAATGTCTTCACTTGGACTTCAGGAAAATCAACTATTTTAGGGTAAATGATTTTAAACATTTCGGCGGCATGGGGCGATGTACACACGATCACCTTCGCTTCGGTCTTGCGGATTAGATCGGCAACATGTTGCGCGTATGTTTTCAGATCTTTCCAAAATCCCAATTCATAGAGAAGCGCGCCGGTATAAATATCCGCTTGCGGATCGTAGCAAATATCATATCCCAATTGTTGCAGGATATATGCAGCTTTATAATTGACCGAGAAAAAGCGTTCTTTATCTTGGGCAAGAACGGATGCATATATTTTTTCAGCGTTGATTCCTGTTTTATTGACGATTTTTCGTGCACCCATCATAAAAGAAAATAAACTGCTTGATGCGTCAACGAGAATCAATGTTTTTACAAGTGAGTCGATGTATGGTAAAAGCTGATACTCACTGCCGGTATAAAAAAGTATCTCCCCTTTTTGGGGTAGATTTAAATCTTTGACCCAGGATCCTATTTCTTTCGGCTTAAGTGCCAGCGGGTTTTTGTATTCAACGATATTATCCCGGATCAACTCCAATACTGGAGGCAGTTTCTTTTTGTCTGGCAACAATCTCACAGCCCTTCCGATATTTTGGGTATACTAATATATTAAATATAAAATACAGAAAATAGTAAATGCTCTGTCAAGATGTATTATGTATACATACCAATAGTGCCTATTCTGTTACTAGTAAAGATATTCTGCGTATTATGATATCAATAATTTGCCTGATTATGGCTTTACATCAGTTCATGTGATAATATAATAGATAAAAGTATGACCTTTTCAAAAATATTGGGTTTAAGGGTATTGTCTCCCCAGATAAACCGGAAAGAGGAGATTCTATGGAAGAAAACAGCACTCCCACAAAATCAAAGAAAAAGCTGCTGTGGAAAATTATACCGATCATTGTTGTTATCGCTTTAATTGCCGCTATGGTTGGATTTAAAGGATACGTTATTGTTGAACCGGGCAACCGTGGGGTCGTTGTTGAACTAGGTAAAGTCAATGAAAGTGTTATGGGGGAAGGTTTTCACTTAAAGGTTCCTTTTATCCAGGACGTAATTCCGATCGATGTACGTGTACAAAAAGCCCAGTCCCAACAAACCACCTCCTCCAGGGATTTGCAGATTGTGAATACGACAATCGCTGTTAATTTCCGTCTCGATCCGAATAATGTTAATAAATTATATCAGGAAGTCGGCCTCGAATACAAGGAGAAAGTTGTCGACCCAGCCATCAGTGAATCACTCAAGGCCGTTACGGCGCAATATACAGCCGAAGAACTCATATCAAAACGTTCGGAAGTCAGCAGTAAAGTGAAAGAAACACTCGCCAAAAAAATGACCGTTTATTATATGAAACTCGATGATATCAATATTACGGAATTTGATTTCAGCGACGAATTCAATCAAGCGATTGAAGCAAAACAAATCGCTGAGCAGCAGGCAAAAAAGGCAACGCTGGATTTGCAGCGTATTGAAGTGGAAGCACAACAAAAGATTGCTCAGGCTAAAGCTGAAGCAGAGGCTTTAAAGTTGCAGAAAGATCTGATCACCCCCGAACTTGTTCAATTACGGCAAATCGAAGCCCAGCTGGAAGCTATTAAAAAATGGGATGGAAAACTTCCTACCGTAACAGGCGGAACAGTGCCATTTATTGATGTCAACAGTCTAAGCGCTGCGAACAAATAATATCAATCGCACGATCAAGATTAAAAGGGAGACAAGCAATAGCTTGCCTCCCTTTTGGATATTCAGAAAGTATAAATCCTTTCTGATATAGCTAACTGAATATCCAAGTAAAGCTAAGACTTTCGCCGGCACCAAAAGGCTTGGCGCAAGCCACGATTTCTATTCGTTATTAGAATCTGTTATCACCGTCCAAGAGATTTCCAAGTCCCCCCAGGAGGCTTCCTTCTCCTTTGTGTACACCGCCGGCTCTCGGAGCTGCAGCAATAATACGGTCTGCCAGACGGCTGAAAGGCAGTGATTGTACCCACACTTTGCCAGGACCGGTCACTGTAGCGAAGAATAAACCTTCGCCGCCGAAAAAGGCTGTTTTAATTCCGCCGACAAATTGAATATCATAGGAGATACCACCGGTCATGCCCACAAGGCATCCGGTATCAATACGCAGTGTTTCACCAGGCTGCAGTATTTTTTCGATGATCGTACCTCCTGCATGAAGAAAAGCCATGCCGTCGCCTTCAAGTTTCTGCATAATAAATCCTTCGCCTCCGAAGAGCCCCGTTCCCAGCTTACGGTTGAATTCGATACCGATAGATACCCCTTTTGCTGCAACAAGGAAAGCATCCTTCTGGCAAATGATTTTACCGTTATAATCTGTTAAATCGATCGGAATGATCTTACCGGGATAAGGAGCGGCAAAAGAGGCATGCGATTTACCGGATCCCAGATTGGAGAATAAGGTCATAAACAAACTCTCTCCGGTAATCAGCCGTTTTCCTGCGCCAAATAATTTGCCGGCAAGACCTTGACCCTCTCCCCGAGATGACCCGTCGCCGAAGATAGTTTCCATCTGAATACCGGGCTCCATAAACATTAATGCGCCAGCCTCTGCAATTGCGCTTTCATTTGGATCGAGTTCGATTTCTACAAACTGCATGTCGTCTCCGTAGATTTTATAGTCGATTTCATGCGCTGTCGTCATAACCATACCTCTCTTTTCTTACAAAATTCGCTTCTTTGCTTTCTTTTTGATTCCTTTAAGCAAACATGATGACCCCATCATCATTTCCATAAGAACCAGGAAATTCCTGCTGGAAAAACGCATGAACCTTAATTTAATTGTAGGCAACCTCGATCCTATGGGTGTGACCGTCATCCTTCAGCTTGATTGGGAATGTGGGTAGACGATGATTATCCATCGTGATTGCACATGTTTCAGCAGGTGTAAACGCATCCCTGCTCTGATTGACCGTGATCACAATATGATAGACGGATGACTGATATTTATATTCAATGGTATATGTGTCCCAATTTAACGGAATGCAGGGATTGATAGTCATTTCATCGCCGGTAACCGCTATCCCGAGGATTCCTTCGATAGCTGTTTGATACATCCAGCCGGCCGCACCGGTATACCAGGACCAGCCTCCGCGCCCGGTATTCGGTGGGACAGCATAGACATCCGCTGCGATGACATAGGGTTCAACTTTATATTTATTGACCTCGATATTAGTTCGGGCATGGTTGATTGGATTGAGCATGCTGAACAATTCCATTGCTTTACCGCCTTCACCCAGCTTGCAATAGGCCAATACCGCCCAAATTGCCGCATGCGTGTATTGACCGCCGTTTTCTCTCACCCCCGGAATATAACCTTTGATATATCCCGGATTTCTATCAGTCTTATCAAAAGGCGGTGTGAGCAATTTCAGCAGGCCTTCTTCTTTATCCCATAAATACCTTTCCATGGCCAGCATAGCATCCACTGCGCGGTTTTTATTAGCATTTCCGGAAAGCACGGCCCATGATTGAGCAATCGTATCAATCTGGCATTCCAAAGCGGTAATCGACCCCATTGGTGTGGCGTCGTCATAGTAAGCCCGCCGGTACCATGAGCCATCCCAGGCGTTCTTCTCCATATTCTCTGTTAATGTGCTTATGACGCCGTTATATGTCTCAACCCGCACCGTATCCCCTTTCCCAGCGCAGAGAGGAATAAACCGTTTGAGTACAGATAGCAGGAACCAGCCAAGCCAAACACTTTCCCCCTTACCTTCCCTACCGACTGCGCTAAATCCGTCATTCCAGTCTCCTGTACCGATCAGGGGCAAGCCATGCAGCCCAAATTTAAGCGATTTGTCTATGGCGCGGACGCAATGCTCATAGATCGATCCCGTGTGCTCTGTTTCTTTAGGAACATTATAACGCTCGTCTTCGAATTCGCCCAAGTTCTCCTGACCCAGATAGGGTGTCTGTTCATCAAGAACACTGCTATCTCCGGTGTGCTCGATATAATCCGCCGTCACATAGGGCAGCCATAATAGATCGTCTGAAAACTTGGTCCGTATCCCTTTGCCGGTTTCCGGATGCCACCAATGTTGAACATCCCCTTCTGGAAACTGGCGTGAGCTGTGGAGGACAATTTGCTTTCGGGTCAAATCCGGTCGTATTAGAGTCAGAGCCATTGCATCCTGGAGTTGGTCTCTAAATCCAAAAGCGCCCCCTGTCTGATAGAAACCGGATCGCGCCCAGATTCTGCAAACAATCGTTTGATAGACCAGCCAGCGGTTAATCAGCAGATCAAAGGCGGGGTCAGGAGTTTTAACCTGAATCACGGATAAAACATTATCCCAGAACCGGGTCACTTCCTCGAAAGCGTGTTGGATTTGCCCAACATCGCGAAAGTCATCTTTTAGTTGACGCGCTTTTTCAAAATTACCAGCATCACCCAATAAGAAATAGACAGTTTTTTCTTCTTCCGGCTTCAAGTCCACGATTGTCTGGAGTACGGCGCACGGATCATGGTTAACGCCTGTTTTGCCGGATAACTGGCCATAGATAATACCCGCTGGATTCTTCAGGCTGTGATTAATACCTATAAACTCACTGCGGTCCGTGGTTGAAGCTTGAAGATTACCGCCAATCACACTTAAGAAAGCAACCCGTCCGGCGAATTCCTCCTGATAGCCGTTCCGGCAATAAATTGTTTCGTCTTTGAACTCGGTAAATAAATAGGCATTATTCTGTTCTTTGGAAACACCAAGGACCCACTCGAGATAATAGTAAACCGACAATCGCAGAGGCAGAGGGCTTTTATTCGTCAGCTGCAGTGCAATAATTTTTAGGTTATAGTTTAAGGGAACGAACACCGTCGTTTTCTGTTCCAGGTGATAACTGCTATGCTCAAAAATGGAATACCCTTGTCCATGCCGGACGATATAGGGCGTATTATCCCTCGCCGGCTGCGGCAGTGGCGACCAGTATTGGCCAGAGGATTCATCTTTGATATAGATCGCCTCTCCGCTGATATCCAAAAGCGGATCATTAGACCACGGCGACAATTTATATTCGCGGCTGTTTTCTGCCCACGAAAAACTTGCTCCCGCTTCGGAGATGATTGTACCAAACCGTTCGTTGGCTATGACATTGACCCAAGGTAGGGGCGGCATTTTATCCATTTCATTTAGAATGACATACTCGCGTCCATCTTGACTGAACCCGCCATAGCCATTAAAGAAGAGAAGTTCATGGTGATTGAATTTTGCGTGTGAGCCGTACACTGACTCCGGTGATTGGGTTTCCTTATTATCAAATTCGTTTTCCCTGAGGGTATTTTCTACGATGATCTGTTCATTATGGCGTACCGTTTTATGAATCTGATTATTTAAAGAACCCTTTTCACCGGTAAAGATCATGCTGGCAATCATGTGCAGCAAGGTGATGTCCTCTTTAGAAATCTGATCGCTTTTTAACAGAAAAACACCGCCCGGTTTATTAACCAATTTACGGACATGGCTGATGCTGATCTTCTCCAGGATCACTTCCTGAATCGATTGAAAATAACCGGATTTATCTTCATTGATGATCACAAGGTCGAGAAACAGGCCTTTTATTTTCCAATATTCATGGATGGTCAGAAGCTGATCTACGAGTTTGAGTTGGCTGTTATCTTGGATCTTTAGTATCACAATCGGCAGATCACCGGAGATGCCGAAGGGCCATAGGGACGACTGCCCTTTTTTATTCTGCGAAACATACCGGCTGTTCGGGTTAGGATTTCCGTACAATATCTGACCGGCTAAACTTGAAATCATATTAGCGAAATCAAAGGACATATTAAGATTGGTTAGCTCCATCAGGTTTTGTGACCAGGAAAGTTCTTTGGCCTGATTAATGACATAATTGCTTCTATACTTGTGCGCAAGGTTAATTACCGCTGCTTTATCTTCTCCATAACCAGTCAGGTAATAGACAACGACTGTTCTTCCGGGATCAACTTTAACACGTGTCCGTAAACTTAAGATGGGATCAAGGACAGCCCCTACCGAATTCGATAACGGTTGATTAAGATCCATTACTTTGGGGTCAGAGAGCGTTCGTCCTCTGCCGATAAACCGTGTCCGGTCCGTTTCAAATTCATTGACGCCGATTGTTTGTTCTTCAACATAAAGCGCATGCATCATATAAGACTCACTCTTATGAATATGGCGGGGACGCCGATAGGCAATCAGTGTATCATTTTCAAAAAGGGTCTGAACAAACAGCTTGCTGAATGTCGGATGCGCGAGATCAGCCAAGTGTTCGTCTAATGCCACTTCCACATAGCTTGTGAGCTGGATGTCCCGGGAATAGGTGCTAAGATTGGTTAGAGCAATTCGACGTATTTCAATGGAGTCGTCCGGTGGAACGAATACCTGGGTCTGGGTAATGATATTCCCGTCTTTCCTGTGATATGTGACGGTATTCGGAAAACAGGTGACTTTATATTCATCTGGCTCTGTTTCAGACGGTTTGGCGGTTACGGACCAACTGTTTCCCGAATTAAGGTTTTGAACATAGATAAAGGTCCCATACATATCCTGGGTTGGGTCTTTGCGCCAACGTGTCAGGAATAGTTTGTTGTACTGGCTGTATCCCGAACCTGACAAAGTCATCATCACCGCATATTCCCGGTTGGACATAAATATAGGCCTGGGGACGCGGGTGTTCGGATTGTAATACAGTACAGGCCTTTCGCCCAATTTCCCTGAAATAGCGCGAACTTCATTTTCGCCGATTTCCTCAATCATTGGATTAAAGGTATATTCTTTCAGCGGAACTTGTTCCTGAAGCAACAGCTCGATGGACTTGATGCGCGGCTCCCGATGAAAACGCATTTGCATTTTGTTGGCATTAATGACATTGCTCAGGGCGATAAAACTCATTCCCTGGTGATGGGACATATAACTTTTAACGATCCGCTGTTTTTCATTATAAGGAACACGGCTCCGGGTATAGTCAATCGCTTCATAAAGCCCGTATATCCCGCTGAATCCTTCCGCTTTCATCTGGCGCACATTGGACAGACTCCCTTGAAAATCAATAGGTAGAGCCATGAATGTCGCATAAGGCGATATGACCATATCTTTTGAGAGTCCTCTTTTCAAACCAAGACCAGGCACGCCAAACGCTTTATACTGATAGTTGTTTTGGATATCAAAGGAGTAAAAACCGGATTCTGAAATGCCCCAGGGAGTTTTGCTTTTCAGAGCATGCTCTTTTTGGATCTTGACTACCGACTGATACGATTCATCCATTAACGTTCCCCTGAAATTGCGGAATAGTATCGACGGCATTAAAAATTCGAACATCGTACCACTCCAGGATACCAGACAGCGTTTGCCATTAATCCGGGTCAGAGGACGTGACATCTTAAACCAATGGGCTTCCGGAACATCCCCTTTGGCTATGGCCCATAAGCTGGTTTGGCGCGCTTCGGAGGCCAGCAAATCATAATAGGATTTATCCAAGCGTTTTTCGCTGAAATTGTAACCTATGGTAAATAATTTTTTTTGTTCATCAAATAACGGTTTAAAATCCATACCATATGCTAATGCCTCAATATCCCTGCGCAATTTACTTGATCGGAGCATCAGCAGAATCGTATTCTTATACCCCTGAGCTAAGGAATTAAATAGTTCCCGTGAAATTTTCTCCTGACTTTTTTGGATCAATTGGTAATAAGCGATGATCAGATCCTTTAGGGATAATTGTCCGAGTTGCATCAGTTCCTCGGGTAACGCTGCAGGCGTTGTATTTTGATGATTATCACTCCTCTGCTGAGCATACAACTTAAGATACGGGAAATAGCGCTTCATAGCATCTTTATAGTCACTTAACGCAGAGACAAGTGCATTTGACCAGTAGTCCGTTTCCTGGTCTTGACTGTTTGTTTTTAGCACAGTCATTCCGGCATCTTCAACCGCGAGTGCATTAGGTTGTTCGTCTGTTTCCTTAAGTAGGTTTAACCAACGGGAGATAAAGGTGTAACTTGAATAAAGGTCTATCTGGTTGCCATACGCTTGACTTTTCTCCGAAGTAGACTGCTTTTTATGTTGTTCAGGCGACCATGGTTGTTCTTCTGATGCGTGTGCCAGGATATGATTAACTTCCTGAATAAAATCCTCTATGTGTGATAGTCTTTGGTTAAGATTCTTTTCTAAACTGCTATGCTTGCTTATTTTCTTTTGTTCCAATTCACGGCAGGTAATGGCTGTATCCCGGAGACCTTCCCAGAGTGTCAGCCCGAATAACGGTTTATTATTTATCTCCAGCAATCCGTTTTTAAGCGCGATCATGTAGCCCGCCATATTTCCGCTGTCGACTGTGGAAATATAAATTGGGTACAGCGGCTCCAGGGTTTCCGTATTATACCAGTTATAGATATGCCCGTTCCACTTCGGCAAGCTCTTGATAGTGTGGACACTGGCGTTTAGTTTTTGGAGCATGCGATGTTTAGAGATGTAGCCTAGATCCTCCGCTGCCAGATTCGCTAACAGCGCCAACCCAATATTTGTAGGAGAAGTTCTGTTAGCCACACCTTTGTCCGGCTCGATCTGTATATTGTCCGGTGGCAGATAATGATTGACTTCATTAACTAAGTTATCAAAATATGCCCAGGTTTGGCGTGCAAATAAACGAAGCTCCTGCCGCTCTTCTTCGGTAATATGCGCAATATTTTCCGAATACGGTACACTCATACGATAGGCAATCCAAGGCGAAAGCAGCCAGGAAGCGATGAACGCCGTCAGAATCAAATGGGATGCTAATATCCCAAAGAAATACCCGCTAACGAAGAAGGCGGCAATAAGGAGTCCAGGCAGCATTTTAAGGTAGAAATGCCGAGGACTCAGCTTCGAGTGTTGTTCGGAATCAGCGGCTGTTTCCCACTCGAGAAGCTTGCGTTTGGTGACGGTTTGGCGGGTTAAACTCCGAATAATCGCATCGACTTGCATATAAGCCTGATAAGGCAAAACGGCTGCACTAAAGAGGATCTGACCCATACCAAGCTTCAGCTCATGTTTGAATATACGCAACGTGAGACTGCCGTCTATTATCCTGCTGAACAGGTTGACAATCAGCGGCAGCCACAGGCTGAATAGGAATAAGACAATGAAAGGAATCATATAACGAAATAATGCCGTAAAGGCCAAAAAAAGAATGGCGATTTGAAAAGGAGCCTCCAGACTCCTTCTGAGGTTATCTGCAATTTTCCATTTCGATACCGCCGAAAACGCAGGGTCAAACAAATAGCGCGCAATTTGCCAATCCCCTCTGATCCAACGATGTGTGCGTTTCGCATGGGCGAGGTATTTTGAAGGGTAACCGTCAAAAAGCTCAATATCTGTGGCCAGTGCTGTCCGGGCATGCAGCCCTTCAATCAGGTCATGGCTTAATATCCTGTTATCAGGAAATGTATCCTTCGTTTTTGTATGAAAGACCTGGAGATCATAAATACCTTTGCCGGTAAAAATACCTTCTCCGAACAAATCTTGGTAAATATCCGAAATCGCACAGGTATACGGATCGACCCCGGCCGCTCCGGTAAATATTTTCGAGAAAGGAGAGGCAAAAGCGCCGGCTGCAGTTAAACTGATCCGCGGCTGAATGATCCCATATCCGTATAAGATCTTATTCTTGGCGCCAAGCTTTGCTTTATTCATTGGATGCGTAATTGTTCCCACTAATTTATGCGCAGCGTCCCTTGGCAGTATCGTATCTGCGTCAAGCGTGATCACATAGCGTGTGCCCTGAAGGACTTGAGGGTTTCCGGAGATCACCGTATAACTCGTCGCGCCGTCATTCAATAAGTATTTATTGA is a genomic window containing:
- a CDS encoding (Fe-S)-binding protein; this translates as MPDKKKLPPVLELIRDNIVEYKNPLALKPKEIGSWVKDLNLPQKGEILFYTGSEYQLLPYIDSLVKTLILVDASSSLFSFMMGARKIVNKTGINAEKIYASVLAQDKERFFSVNYKAAYILQQLGYDICYDPQADIYTGALLYELGFWKDLKTYAQHVADLIRKTEAKVIVCTSPHAAEMFKIIYPKIVDFPEVQVKTFIEMVWEKRELLPALPDTEPVVIHDSCRLARDLGVSQEIRDILDTVGVKYYEPIRSKEWTTCCGGPDKMLLPELSKTLASRRVAELTDTGSKRALISCPYCLSSLQGGIDKERPIALDDVVEFLYRGFKG
- a CDS encoding prohibitin family protein; its protein translation is MEENSTPTKSKKKLLWKIIPIIVVIALIAAMVGFKGYVIVEPGNRGVVVELGKVNESVMGEGFHLKVPFIQDVIPIDVRVQKAQSQQTTSSRDLQIVNTTIAVNFRLDPNNVNKLYQEVGLEYKEKVVDPAISESLKAVTAQYTAEELISKRSEVSSKVKETLAKKMTVYYMKLDDINITEFDFSDEFNQAIEAKQIAEQQAKKATLDLQRIEVEAQQKIAQAKAEAEALKLQKDLITPELVQLRQIEAQLEAIKKWDGKLPTVTGGTVPFIDVNSLSAANK
- a CDS encoding AIM24 family protein encodes the protein MTTAHEIDYKIYGDDMQFVEIELDPNESAIAEAGALMFMEPGIQMETIFGDGSSRGEGQGLAGKLFGAGKRLITGESLFMTLFSNLGSGKSHASFAAPYPGKIIPIDLTDYNGKIICQKDAFLVAAKGVSIGIEFNRKLGTGLFGGEGFIMQKLEGDGMAFLHAGGTIIEKILQPGETLRIDTGCLVGMTGGISYDIQFVGGIKTAFFGGEGLFFATVTGPGKVWVQSLPFSRLADRIIAAAPRAGGVHKGEGSLLGGLGNLLDGDNRF
- a CDS encoding GH36-type glycosyl hydrolase domain-containing protein gives rise to the protein MIDQKNINTAQKDVNTNFTELAQFHNWLGLTHKGQSLMPALRRQCAFIRESYIKINEYYYKTEDVIPAAEWYLDNYYIISDLITALIKDISKQYESKLFYLKGSDFNTHPRVYLIVEEFIKQSPHELNFEYLKRCIDAYQDEAPLSSAEIWAIPIMLKVLLLDKIFHHVERIVYIQDERTKADRWLESIFAGNETTPADIEFDPERSVSTVYMERIARKLRDFGSDAKILLNWLDNLASRQNMTVEKAVNSEHHYLTAQGASMGNTITTIKQVNSENWSAFFENVSLVQQALQRDPANIFNKMDFDSRDRYRHEIETIARKYKVSEIIVAKTLEKMASEGKIEPCNHVGFYLFGVGKVMLEQELALDWGRVKKSCHGVYCYLKLKPTLSYLGMIGLFTLAPFLLFTAWLSASVGNNPNTGITVAAGILGLIGSLILINGMAVYLVNRLFCRMMTPAFLPKLYMDQGIPKECKTIVAVPAIFSDPVKVKEQLAHLEVCYLSNQDKNIYYVLLGDFTDAYAAVTPSDNAIVTAGINGVKKLNQRYGEERFFYFHRERQWNDRDQIWMGWERKRGKLIEFNKYLLNDGATSYTVISGNPQVLQGTRYVITLDADTILPRDAAHKLVGTITHPMNKAKLGAKNKILYGYGIIQPRISLTAAGAFASPFSKIFTGAAGVDPYTCAISDIYQDLFGEGIFTGKGIYDLQVFHTKTKDTFPDNRILSHDLIEGLHARTALATDIELFDGYPSKYLAHAKRTHRWIRGDWQIARYLFDPAFSAVSKWKIADNLRRSLEAPFQIAILFLAFTALFRYMIPFIVLFLFSLWLPLIVNLFSRIIDGSLTLRIFKHELKLGMGQILFSAAVLPYQAYMQVDAIIRSLTRQTVTKRKLLEWETAADSEQHSKLSPRHFYLKMLPGLLIAAFFVSGYFFGILASHLILTAFIASWLLSPWIAYRMSVPYSENIAHITEEERQELRLFARQTWAYFDNLVNEVNHYLPPDNIQIEPDKGVANRTSPTNIGLALLANLAAEDLGYISKHRMLQKLNASVHTIKSLPKWNGHIYNWYNTETLEPLYPIYISTVDSGNMAGYMIALKNGLLEINNKPLFGLTLWEGLRDTAITCRELEQKKISKHSSLEKNLNQRLSHIEDFIQEVNHILAHASEEQPWSPEQHKKQSTSEKSQAYGNQIDLYSSYTFISRWLNLLKETDEQPNALAVEDAGMTVLKTNSQDQETDYWSNALVSALSDYKDAMKRYFPYLKLYAQQRSDNHQNTTPAALPEELMQLGQLSLKDLIIAYYQLIQKSQEKISRELFNSLAQGYKNTILLMLRSSKLRRDIEALAYGMDFKPLFDEQKKLFTIGYNFSEKRLDKSYYDLLASEARQTSLWAIAKGDVPEAHWFKMSRPLTRINGKRCLVSWSGTMFEFLMPSILFRNFRGTLMDESYQSVVKIQKEHALKSKTPWGISESGFYSFDIQNNYQYKAFGVPGLGLKRGLSKDMVISPYATFMALPIDFQGSLSNVRQMKAEGFSGIYGLYEAIDYTRSRVPYNEKQRIVKSYMSHHQGMSFIALSNVINANKMQMRFHREPRIKSIELLLQEQVPLKEYTFNPMIEEIGENEVRAISGKLGERPVLYYNPNTRVPRPIFMSNREYAVMMTLSGSGYSQYNKLFLTRWRKDPTQDMYGTFIYVQNLNSGNSWSVTAKPSETEPDEYKVTCFPNTVTYHRKDGNIITQTQVFVPPDDSIEIRRIALTNLSTYSRDIQLTSYVEVALDEHLADLAHPTFSKLFVQTLFENDTLIAYRRPRHIHKSESYMMHALYVEEQTIGVNEFETDRTRFIGRGRTLSDPKVMDLNQPLSNSVGAVLDPILSLRTRVKVDPGRTVVVYYLTGYGEDKAAVINLAHKYRSNYVINQAKELSWSQNLMELTNLNMSFDFANMISSLAGQILYGNPNPNSRYVSQNKKGQSSLWPFGISGDLPIVILKIQDNSQLKLVDQLLTIHEYWKIKGLFLDLVIINEDKSGYFQSIQEVILEKISISHVRKLVNKPGGVFLLKSDQISKEDITLLHMIASMIFTGEKGSLNNQIHKTVRHNEQIIVENTLRENEFDNKETQSPESVYGSHAKFNHHELLFFNGYGGFSQDGREYVILNEMDKMPPLPWVNVIANERFGTIISEAGASFSWAENSREYKLSPWSNDPLLDISGEAIYIKDESSGQYWSPLPQPARDNTPYIVRHGQGYSIFEHSSYHLEQKTTVFVPLNYNLKIIALQLTNKSPLPLRLSVYYYLEWVLGVSKEQNNAYLFTEFKDETIYCRNGYQEEFAGRVAFLSVIGGNLQASTTDRSEFIGINHSLKNPAGIIYGQLSGKTGVNHDPCAVLQTIVDLKPEEEKTVYFLLGDAGNFEKARQLKDDFRDVGQIQHAFEEVTRFWDNVLSVIQVKTPDPAFDLLINRWLVYQTIVCRIWARSGFYQTGGAFGFRDQLQDAMALTLIRPDLTRKQIVLHSSRQFPEGDVQHWWHPETGKGIRTKFSDDLLWLPYVTADYIEHTGDSSVLDEQTPYLGQENLGEFEDERYNVPKETEHTGSIYEHCVRAIDKSLKFGLHGLPLIGTGDWNDGFSAVGREGKGESVWLGWFLLSVLKRFIPLCAGKGDTVRVETYNGVISTLTENMEKNAWDGSWYRRAYYDDATPMGSITALECQIDTIAQSWAVLSGNANKNRAVDAMLAMERYLWDKEEGLLKLLTPPFDKTDRNPGYIKGYIPGVRENGGQYTHAAIWAVLAYCKLGEGGKAMELFSMLNPINHARTNIEVNKYKVEPYVIAADVYAVPPNTGRGGWSWYTGAAGWMYQTAIEGILGIAVTGDEMTINPCIPLNWDTYTIEYKYQSSVYHIVITVNQSRDAFTPAETCAITMDNHRLPTFPIKLKDDGHTHRIEVAYN